gctacaggaagctggactagatgggcctatggcctgatccagtggggctgttcttatgttatgtaagaGGAGTGGACAAGTCTGAGTCTTGCCACAGCTTGTGCGCTTCATGAACTGGCATAAGCATGGGGTCGGTATCTGAAGAAGAAACTGCCTGCTCGCTCTTGACTGTCCTTTGACAGCAATTCAGGGATATTACCTCGAGGTTGTGCCAGGAAGAGCAAGCACCATGCACAGGCCACATTGCAGATGACCAGGCCAAGGACCAAGATGACACGATCCATCAAGCGAGTGCTGAGGCAGCGCACCAGGAAGAAGCCACAGATTacctggaggaggggaaaggattACCTCCGATGTTCCATTCCATTATTGTGAATGCACAGAAACTGGCATTGGGAAGAGGTAAGGCCCCAAGAGAGGCTGAAgaagcaatgcaatcctatatacctcTACATtaaaactcagtggggctttcaCTTCCAAGGAAGTTTTCAAACTATAGTGGCAGTTTCCAAAGtttttcttcttatggcacactgacttctatggtttTCTCTGTGGTCTTctgctcttgtgatgtcacttccaagaaattcttctgggttctacggatctgtttctagggcaactgcctgtagaaACATATTGTCCCTCTTCCTGGGGCAgtcaattcattactacagaccaTTGCCCTAGAAATAAAGCCACAGaacctcagcaattttcaacctttgtgctccaaactcccacaacacacccgCTGACCTTTCGCggaacaccaatgtgctgtggcacaccggttATAAATCGCTGGCTGAAGGGCTTCACTGCCACAGTTGTGGCAAAGGTCACTAGCACTGGTGGTTTTGAAAAGGATTTATACAAAGTCATGGATGATGGTCTCTCAATGGCCACTAGTCATGACGGCTACCTGGACCCTCCAGTTCAGAGGAAGTCTGCCTCAGAATACCACTTGCAGGGGACTAAGAGTGGTATTCCTTTCCTTCCTACTTGTAAGCTTCCCAGAGGTATCCTGTGGACTACTGTGGAAAATAGGATGCTGGTGTGATCCTTCTTCTCAGTTACTTCTGACTAACCTTCTAAAAACACTAGAGTTGTACAGAAGGGAGCTTCGAAGAACTGCTGCTTGTGGCACATGGACATGCCCCACTTGCACTTCTGGCCATACAGGCATTTCAAAACACCTGTTCTGACCAGCAGGGCAAGTACCTCCTACACAAGCACACCACAGGAAGCAAAACTGCAGAGGGCACCTTCAGCTCTGAACAAATTCCAAAGGGGCGGAAGAGGAAGGTTCAGAGATGGAACCACCCCAACACACCCTCCATTAAAGGCCTGAGGGTTGTCAATGCAATGGGGTGCCACGCTCACCTCCACACCACACAGGAAATACATGATGCTGTTCTCCAGTTCGCCAAAGTTCAAGTACCGCTGGGTAATTGGGGTCACCATTgtctaaaaaggaaaaaggaggcaCCAGGATGATCAGGAGACAGGGAGGCGGAGAAGAGAGACAGGGCTTCTTCAGGCCATTTTAGACCTTTGTGAAAGCATCCCACAACCCCACGCCAAGCACACGAAGGGTTAAAGACAAAATCCGTatggctcagttttgctcccccccccaccgggaatggctccaccACGCTATGCCTCCCTGTCAgactggctgctctgccccccctctagctacaccaccacaCAGGATCTTtgctgaaacttgcactgggcagccgCTTCCATGcctgtcgccccccccccaaaggctcgGCACCCTGATTTCCTGGTGGAAGTGGCTGTCCAGCATAAGGTTCTTCAAAGATCGGGTGCAAAGATAGGAAGCTGTGGCTTGGAACAGTAAGGCACTCGTTATCTTTAAGCAGGCACACCAGatccggcccacaggccagaGTTTTATAACCCAACACTAAGCAAGAGGAGAGGAGCCtagcttagtggcagagcacatgctttgcatgccagaAATCCCAAGTTAAATCCATGGCAtccccaggcagggctgggcagATCTTCGAACTTTATAAGGCAGGTTCATGTTGGCAACAAGGGGAATCCCCTGAAAAATTAGAGGCTCCCAAttctcttcctccaccccaacTTCATTACAACATAAACAGAATATCTAGTTCACATGAAATATGTGTGAAGGGGAGGAAAGCTGCAAGGCAGATAGCAATACTCCCAgctgttccttttaaaaaaaaaaagccgggGCAGGCATATGCTCAGGGCAGGTCCTGATGAggggtctcttgctgtcttgggtgctccctgggacatttggcgggccactgtgagatacaggaagccggactagatgggcctgtggcccaaTTCAGCACGGCTGTTCTTAGGGGGGACCGCACAGTGttcaagaatatttttttaagccTTAGGAAACTCCTTTAGAAATGAAATACCTTGTTAGCATTACTCTGCTCTGTGATACTGAGCACTTTTGGAAAAAACATCCTAGATGAGCCCTTTTGCCCTGGAGCAGAGTCCCTCTACAcctctaacaaaaaaaaaaaaatccgaaGCCCTGTTGTCAGAGAGTGACACCAAAGTGTCACTGCAAAGAGCCTTTGCAGTGTGGATAGTTTCGTATCTGGGGCTATGGCCAACTGAGAGAAAGGGTTGCATCTCTCATATGACTGTGCAGCCAGTTCTGAGACAAAGCAAAATATTCCTACCACAGAATCACAGCTTCAAGGGCAGTTATTGGGACTGTGTGCAACAGGCCAGAACTTAGCTGTCCTTCAAACACATCCAGCAACATCCACAATGTAGAAAGGTGCTGAGAGGGCACAGATTCCTCATGGCTCCAGGTATGCGcagtagtggggaggcaggtaaggcagagcctccccactggagcccttcgaaaagtgccactgccatgCAAGGTATGCAAGCACTCACACCTCAAGCCCTCGCACACCTCAAAGTGGTGgctcttttcaaaggactcccatAGGTATGTGTAAGcgcttggttttagaggcaggatgCCTCTGAATTGCCGGATACAGgtgagggcaccgggacgcaggttgtgtctgttgtcttgtgtactccctggggcatttggtgggccactgtgagatacaggaagctggctagatgggcctttggcctgatccagtggggctcttcttatgtggggaggctctgcctcacctgccttcccacccactgcatatccCTGCATGGCTCTCATATTCTTAACTCTACAGCTAGCCACAGAAGTGTTTTATCAACTAGCTTTACTACTGTAAGGCAGCTTTAAAGCATGCTAATTGCGTGAAGGGCAAAATGCTGGCTAGCTGCTACTGAGTTGCCCCTCAGCTAATCTCTCTCTATATAAGGAATAGGCATTGTAATAAAGTTGGTGTGTGCATAGTTTCCAAAAACCGTTACatcacttatttaaaaaaaatatcttgtTGCATAGACTTGAGCTCTCAAAACGTTTTTGTTGAGCTTGTTGCAGAAGCCAACTGCGGATAGAGCTGACTGGCCAGTTACTGTAATGTCACTGACACCCAATCCACAGAACTGCATTGCATTTTGAAAGTTACCCATTCATTTGTccatcttttcctttaaaaaggaaCAGCATTACATGACCCTTTAAGAGCAGCACCTAACTAAAGCTCGCGGGAAGGGCGAAGTTGACAGCTGAATCAGCATTCCAGGTGGGCAAGTGTGGGAGCATTTTTCAGATTGACAGGTTGGGTTTGTACCACACCTGAAGAGATCACAGACAGCCCTCTTGATATCAAGTCTTGCCTTTCCTTCAGGGGCTAACTGGGGCAGGCTGGGACAGAACATATTCTGTAAGTGGCTGTTTGCAACACAATTTCTGGTTACAACACAAGATGGAGAACCCCTTTCCTGAAGTCTACACACCATTTGGCTTAGTGTGGCACTGGATATTGTGATTCTAACAGGGGCTGGTGGGAGTGGGGAttacggctgcaatcctgtccacactttcctgggagtaagctccattgactataatgggacttacttctgagtagacacgcacaggactgggctctaaatctcCAGATGTCAAGTACTTCAGCTGACACCCATCTCGATAAAAGATCTGCAATCATGCCCTCACAGCAGTGATGCCAAGGGTCCCAGGATGTGGTATATAGGTAAAACATCCCTACAATACTGCACTTCTTTCTCAGTTAGGTAGAGCAGCACCCAACGAAGGAAAAATGTTGCCCGGACACAGCACATTTTTTGTGACAACAGGTTAACGCATTCAGAcctccagcagcatagctagaaaGCGTGCAAGGCACAAAGTTATTAAGGCGCCTCACCGCgccatgcaaggggcccttcctcctccccttcagagccaagcTTATACCTCTGATTTGCTCTAgcggcccggaatggctccgaagtggaggggctgcttgcacggcgaggctccctgcaaaacttagtgctttgcaccccctctagctacgccactgcataccTCTCATTATATGCCGGCCAAAGCTGGCTCACAACAATTGTTTATAAAtgcagtaaaaacaaaacaaaaattcaaaaATCACCAAAGGATTCTTGCAGGAGACCAGGAAAACCCCTCCCTCTCCGTACTTACCTCTAGTGCCGTCTGGTTGAAAAGGGTGATAAACTGAGCTGTGAGCAGAACTACCACCTCTTCCCTCAGGTACTCTGCAACAACAAGACAAGACCCGTCCGCTCTGTGATATTCCTCTTAAGGACCAGATGTCAAGCAGTATTCACCCCACCCACAATGGAACCAAAGCTACATTAATGGAGCATCATTTCAActctgccccttcctctattTGCCTTCTCTGTTGAGCCCCATCTGCAAGGCAAGCATTTGAGAGCCACACCTCACAGTCCTGCCTCACCTCTCATGGAGCTGAAATTGTGAAATGGATTCGCCTCTCTCTCTTGGGTCACTTCCTCATCGGCCAGGTGTCCATTGGGCACATACCGGCATTCATCCCCCAGGGGAGTCTGGTGCTCTGCCAAGGTGCTTCCGTAGCTGCCACTGTCCACCACCTCCTCTTGGTCAGCCTCATGCTGCATCAGAGGCTCTTCTTCTTCCTGCGCGTTATGGGATGCTACTGACCCCACTCGAGAGGGACGAGACGGTGGGGACGGTTGAAGGTCATGGTACATCATTACGACAACAATCTGGAGCAAGAGCCACACTAGGCACATGAAGAGCTGCAGGCAGACCCAAGCAAAGAACAAAGGGGAATAGAACAAACTGTGAGCATAATTGTATTAGCCCACACTCACTGGATTAGTATTCTGGAGTCCAAGAAATGATTGTAGGAAGCAGTACTTTGAGAGCCATCATGTACTATACTATTCCTCGGGCCTGTGCAGGAAAAGGACAAGATTCAATACTATCGTTGTACCAATTGGGTAAATACCACCCTAGAGCTGAGAAGATAAACTGGCATCATTTGCTTCTAAAGGCAGACAGTCCCCAACTGGGGGGCAAGTTACATTAATTGCCaatccaggaagctggaagaaaaaataaaacttcgGCCCATCAATGGGAAGCAAGTTCTAACTAGCACAGAATTTTTCAATCATGCCATGCTGAAGTTAAGCAGCTTCATCCTAATACAAAAGGTTTTGTGCACAGAATAGCAAGACTGAACTATATCAATTTTCCAATAAAAGACCTGACATGCCACTTCTCTGGAAGCTGGAGGGGTTCTTTTTCCAGACCAACCTGGTTGAAGCACTctagaaaagaggcttcaacctGCAGCAGTTGCCTAGAACTATCATAGGGTTCCATGAAAATAACTCcatcaaagcaggaaaaaaaaaagttcatgctTCCAAACCAGAGTTCATAACAATCCAGCCTGATAATCTGGATCAAATCATTGCAGATTCTTGGAGAGAGAAAACAAACCCAAACTTAAGTCCTGTTGCTTGTTAGACCAATTCTAAACTTTGGTTTGAAATATGAGACATCCATGATCATGACAGTCTCTTGCTATAATCAAggtcagattttttaaaataatgggcTGCCAGCTGTCTATATATTTCATTTGCCCAGCCTCTGAATCCAAATCTGCTGACCTCCCTGATCAAGTAATTCAGGTTGGGTCTAAacgtgcagcagaatgaggtggcagaATGGACTGCGCCACTTCAGACCATAGGAGGAAGCTTCCACATTTGACTATACCCCAACCTAACTCTCTGCAAACAGAAACCTCGCAGAGAGGTTCTAGCCCTGCACATTGCCTGCTGTGCCTGTTTTCAATTTGTAGGGTGCTCTTTATCTGGGGGAATGCTCAAGGATAGTTCTGTCCCATCCTCAGTCCAAAGCAGTGCAGTTCATATCTACATTCTAGCACCCCTGTAGATCCAGCCTAGTGAAGTCATGGGGAGAAACCAGTCTGTTCATGTGTTGAGACATCTAAGTTTGGATCCCACAGGCTGACCAACTGTGGTTACTCACCCCTGGCGACGTGAACTTGTTCACCACAAAAGGGCCCATTCGGAAGTCACAGAGGCGCAAGAACAGATTACAAGCCGGCCCTGGAAACAAACAGGATACATCAGAGGCTTGCATTGCAGTCAGACATGAACACTGGGGCAACACCCTCCACATATAGCAGGGGAAGACCCCcaaaggcagaggttttcagactggggcatcgcgacgccccagcctgagggccctggcctctttgcccttaaggggtgggggcagccaggaggcaaggacgaggcagcggtgcgatccccaggatcgcgccactcagggggctgcaggggcttggctgcacttaccacagcctcctgcagcctcctgggggtgtgggaagccctgtgtgactgtctgcagggctccctggggcttccaaagtgaaaggggGGTGACTGGGCCCCGCCTCTCCTAAACTAGAAGCGGAGTgcgatcgttccactttcacatctaacagggctgcagggactgggtgcactcaccagtccctgcagcagcgtcctgggggtgcagggagccctgcatgagcctctgcgaagctccccaggtcagcagcagtgaaagtgaagcgattgcgctccacttccaattttgcagaggcagagggcGATTGTTCACTGGCACTgttgctgacctggggagccctgcaaaggttTGCACAGAGGCCAGGACTCTTTGCAATAACAAAGAGGAAGCTATCCAAGAAACCTCATTGGTTATGGAGAGGAGACTGTGCCCACTACCAACCAGCCAATCagggttgctccccccccccccaaagtcattGCTTTGTACAGCACCCACATGGACTTAGCAAGACTGATCTTTCTTCTGGCCTTTCCCCATAAGCATCCTGAGAAAGTCTAACAACAAAAGCCAGACTACAAAGTCCTAACACTGCAGGTTTTTAGGGTCCCATCAAGGGACAGCAGCAGAAATGGACTTACCAATGAGCAACCCAACCTGCCGGCAGGCCATGACAGCTGCAAACACAGTGGCACGCTCCTGCGAAGTGGTGGAGCGGGTGAGGTAGCCAAAGATCGAAGCACCTGCTCCAGTTCCCACACCTGCCGAGGAGACACACCCAGAGAGAATGGTACCAAGGGAAGAAGGGGTAGACACCAAAGCCCTGACCCCACTTCCCCTAGACTTAAAAAACTCATTTCTCCAGCTTACCCGCTACCATCCGGCTGCCAAGGAGCATCCATTTTGAACCACCGACAAAGTACATAAAGTTCCCTGAAAGACAAGATAGAGATGAAGCCGGTGACTTGGGAAAAGTCTCGACCACAGAGAAGATAATGCTGACGAGACAGCTAGTACAGAGGTGTGTCAATTTCagagcaggtgaaagaaatggACCCAACTGGGGCTTGTTTTTCATTCTGAAGTGAATGCAAATAATTATAAAGGCATAACTAAGGTAATCACTTTTCATTGCAAAATATAAACACAAATGAAcaaacatggaggcctccttaaggtttgttcccttacctcggggctgcattgcaactgcatcagtgctagaaagttggttaggattgggcccaaaagttGTTTTGTAGATTAAGGGAAGGGACCACCCCCTTATATTCCGTTCACACTTTCTCCCAAAGCATACTATGAATTTTAGGTTGCAGCTCAGAATGAAAGAATCAATGGCAGTTTCTTTCCAGagcaaatagcagccacagggcaggggatctggattgggaccacggggggggggcaaaaagttAACCTCCCCACTCTATTTAGCAAACAAAAACAGAGCCAAACAATGTTCCTCAAATTgtatctagtttgaccctgaaaGAGGCCAAATTTCACATGATAGTACTAGACCCTCTTGCCTTTAAACACAGCCTGTTCAATCGTATTTGTACAGGGAGAAGTGGGCTAAGCTGAAGGGCACAAGGGATGCCCTCTTCcctttgcttcccctccccagaagTTAGACCTAACCatggtttattttgtttttcccctctctcccctAGCCAGGTTTGAGTACCAGAAGCAAAACCAGttagaaagaaaacaattttGGGAAGAAAAGCAGCTGGTGGAAGGTGTCACAATTGGAGCCACTTTCTATCATTTAACTCAGTGAATCTGAGGAAGCTCAGACTTAACCTTGGCAAGACACAAACTGTGTCACTAAAACCAAACCAAGTCTCTCTCAGCCCTCTGAGCCAGAAGCACGTTCCTTTCCACCCTAATAACCAGAAGGGAAGGCAATTTCACTGGGTAAATCCATATAGAAGTAATACCCGGTTCACTGGAGGTAACACACCCCTTTAGCCAATATACAATACATAGGCTCTTTATCTTCAAAAGAAAAACTTTATTATCATAATAAGGTTACCCTCCCAATCTTCCTCGACAAGGAAGCAGGATGGGGAAACATGCATGTATTAATGtttctttgaaatttgttgcATCTACAGCAGTTACAACATAGAAAATCCTAGCTTAATCCTTAATTACTAAAGTGCCCAGAGTGAGTCTTCAGTCCTGCAGGTAGCttggtctacaccaggggtgcccaaaccctggccctggggccacttgcggccctcgaggcctctcagtgtggccctcagggagcccccagtctccaatgagcctctggccctccagagatttgttggagcctgcactggcccaatgcagctgctctcagcgtgatggtgACTGTTTGAGCTGGGgaatgagggctctctccactgcttgccttttcacatctgtaatgcagtagcggcagcaaaggaaaggccaaccttgctttgcgcaaggccttttataggccttgagctattgcaacaacttcattcattcatataagttcatat
This portion of the Tiliqua scincoides isolate rTilSci1 chromosome 3, rTilSci1.hap2, whole genome shotgun sequence genome encodes:
- the LOC136645330 gene encoding major facilitator superfamily domain-containing protein 8-like, with translation MEHQRRKKLTGFSIGLLFLAGGVEYAVILPTIWAYLQTLHAEPYFLGLGISAFSFAGLIMGPLFGYLSDRTGQTKAIVLFANLFQIAGNFMYFVGGSKWMLLGSRMVAGVGTGAGASIFGYLTRSTTSQERATVFAAVMACRQVGLLIGPACNLFLRLCDFRMGPFVVNKFTSPGLFMCLVWLLLQIVVVMMYHDLQPSPPSRPSREEEEPLMQHEADQEEVVDSGSYGSTLAEHQTPLGDECRYVPNGHLADEEVTQEREANPFHNFSSMREYLREEVVVLLTAQFITLFNQTALETMVTPITQRYLNFGELENSIMYFLCGVEVICGFFLVRCLSTRLMDRVILVLGLVICNVACAWCLLFLAQPRGSLTVVFAELVVGMFLQVLGLPFVAVSQVSLFSKVTAERTQGLSQGLRRSVGGVATILGPLWAGGLTENLYIMLGVMMGLLSLLTVMVGLSYAYLIEPPREYLSPGTSHDEHSSR